In Salinibacterium sp. ZJ70, one DNA window encodes the following:
- a CDS encoding peptidylprolyl isomerase produces MASNRQQREQREARERLRMYQARQQVHEAKDRRRRRDNVLGVLGGIAVVAIAITAQVVYFTQGPGASEPTPSASADPTPEPAAEENVNAPDASLAEGRTWTGELVFNDAVRLGIELDGAAAPQAVAGWVMDVQEDYYPGTTCHRLSDQMDFSFIQCGSIDGAGGPDPDYSYGPVENVPADGVYPAGTIAMARSSSLYSNGHQFFIVTADTPFPTDAGGYTVVGRVTSGLDDLIGQITSAGVDPATVGADGTGAPSVPTTITSVTLQ; encoded by the coding sequence GTGGCATCGAACCGACAGCAGCGCGAGCAGCGTGAGGCACGCGAGCGCCTGCGGATGTACCAGGCGCGCCAGCAGGTGCACGAGGCGAAGGACCGCCGACGCCGCCGCGACAACGTGCTCGGCGTCCTCGGAGGCATCGCGGTCGTTGCGATCGCGATCACCGCGCAGGTCGTCTACTTCACGCAGGGTCCTGGCGCATCTGAGCCCACGCCGAGCGCATCCGCGGATCCGACTCCCGAGCCCGCGGCCGAGGAGAACGTCAACGCCCCTGACGCGTCGCTCGCGGAGGGGCGCACCTGGACGGGTGAGCTCGTGTTCAACGACGCTGTCCGACTGGGCATCGAGCTCGACGGCGCCGCTGCGCCGCAGGCCGTGGCCGGCTGGGTCATGGACGTCCAGGAGGACTACTACCCCGGAACGACGTGCCACCGGCTCTCGGATCAGATGGACTTCTCGTTCATCCAGTGCGGATCGATCGACGGCGCAGGCGGGCCCGACCCCGACTACTCGTACGGCCCCGTCGAGAACGTCCCCGCGGACGGCGTCTACCCGGCAGGCACCATCGCGATGGCGCGCTCGTCGAGCCTCTACAGCAACGGCCACCAGTTCTTCATCGTGACCGCTGACACCCCGTTCCCGACGGACGCCGGGGGCTACACGGTGGTCGGTCGCGTGACGAGCGGACTCGACGATCTCATCGGCCAGATCACGTCGGCAGGCGTCGACCCCGCGACCGTCGGGGCGGATGGAACCGGAGCTCCGAGCGTTCCGACCACCATCACGAGCGTCACCCTGCAATAG
- a CDS encoding DUF349 domain-containing protein — MSDEQSTPWGRVDDDGTVYVREADGERAVGQYPDATPAEALAYYERKFVELDGQVTLLEQRLRAGAPAQDVAKAIAALAPAIPTANAVGDLASLTARLDKLTETVGEATEKQSAEAQQAVADAIAQREALVAEAEALAAQDLSKAQWKQVTAQLDELFSRWQAAQHSGPRIPKKDGDDLWKRFRAARTTVETARKGFFAELDSVHRAARDRKQALVERAESLAPQGVEGIPAYRRLLDEWKAAGRAGKKVDDALWAKFKAAGDMLYGAKAEADARDNVEYGANLEQKLALLDEAEPLLKATDRAAARTKLTDIQRRWDEIGKVPRDQVRVVEDRLRKIEAAVRKLEDDHWNRTDPEKQARSQGFAAQLEAAIAKAEAELATATASGDKKRIAEAQEALDKQRAWLAALG; from the coding sequence GTGAGCGACGAGCAGTCGACCCCCTGGGGCCGCGTCGATGACGACGGCACGGTGTACGTCCGCGAGGCGGACGGAGAGCGCGCGGTCGGGCAGTATCCCGACGCGACTCCCGCAGAGGCTTTGGCCTACTACGAGCGCAAGTTCGTCGAGCTCGACGGGCAGGTGACGCTCCTCGAGCAGCGCCTGCGTGCAGGGGCACCTGCTCAGGATGTCGCCAAGGCCATCGCGGCTCTCGCGCCGGCGATTCCGACGGCGAACGCCGTCGGCGACCTCGCGAGCCTCACGGCCCGCCTCGACAAGCTCACCGAGACCGTCGGCGAAGCCACCGAGAAGCAGTCCGCCGAGGCGCAGCAGGCTGTGGCGGACGCCATCGCCCAGCGTGAGGCGCTCGTCGCGGAGGCCGAGGCGCTCGCCGCACAGGACCTCTCGAAGGCGCAGTGGAAGCAGGTCACGGCGCAGCTCGACGAGCTCTTCAGCCGCTGGCAGGCCGCACAGCACAGCGGACCGCGCATCCCCAAGAAGGACGGCGACGACCTCTGGAAGCGATTCCGCGCGGCACGCACGACCGTCGAGACCGCTCGCAAGGGCTTCTTCGCGGAGCTCGACTCGGTGCACCGCGCCGCCCGCGACCGCAAGCAGGCGCTCGTGGAGCGTGCGGAGAGCCTTGCCCCCCAGGGAGTCGAGGGCATCCCCGCCTACCGCCGTCTGCTCGACGAGTGGAAGGCTGCGGGCCGCGCCGGCAAGAAGGTCGATGACGCCCTGTGGGCGAAGTTCAAGGCCGCTGGCGACATGCTCTACGGCGCCAAGGCCGAGGCGGATGCTCGCGACAACGTCGAGTACGGTGCGAACCTCGAGCAGAAGCTCGCGCTCCTCGACGAGGCCGAGCCGCTGCTGAAGGCGACCGACCGCGCCGCCGCGCGTACGAAGCTCACCGACATCCAGCGTCGCTGGGACGAGATCGGCAAGGTTCCGCGCGACCAGGTGCGCGTCGTCGAGGACCGCCTCCGCAAGATCGAGGCCGCTGTCCGCAAGCTCGAAGACGACCACTGGAACCGCACCGACCCCGAGAAGCAGGCGCGCTCGCAGGGCTTCGCCGCGCAGCTCGAGGCCGCGATCGCGAAGGCCGAGGCCGAGCTCGCCACGGCGACCGCGAGCGGAGACAAGAAGCGCATCGCCGAGGCTCAGGAGGCGCTCGACAAGCAGCGCGCCTGGCTCGCGGCACTCGGCTGA
- a CDS encoding bifunctional (p)ppGpp synthetase/guanosine-3',5'-bis(diphosphate) 3'-pyrophosphohydrolase, translating to MSTETQNSASRRALLPRLFSRAQPTGAVDKLLKTVRSHHPKADIALIERAYTAAERAHDGQKRRSGEPYITHPVAVAQILAELGIGPKTVAAALLHDTVEDTDYTLDLLRADFGDEIAMLVDGVTKLDKVKYGDSAQAETVRKMIVAMSKDIRVLVIKLADRLHNARTWGFVPAESAKRKAQETLEIYTPLAHRLGIQTIKWELEDLSFAVLYPKLYVEIESLVRDRTPQREEFVQQVIDAVGDDLRAARIKGQVVGRPKQYYSIYQKMVLRGREFDEIYDLVGIRVLVNSIRDCYAVLGSIHARWTPIPGRFKDYIATPKFNLYQSLHTTVIGPKGRAVEIQIRTHEMHQRAEFGVAAHWKYKERMASGRTEDTSSAGTEMAWLAHISDWQAETSDPGEFLDNLRFEIGAKEVYVFTPQGKVIGLPAGATPVDFAYAVHTEIGHRTMGAKVNGRLVPLESVVNSGDVIEIFTSKNPDAGPSQDWLNFVKSARARNKIRGWFTKERREEAIEQGKDSIARAMRKQNLPLQKLMSQDVVTAVASQMRYDGVDALYAAVGEGHISTQSVIEKVVASVQTETEVEEETFTFTPKSRGRSLRPSDSGVLVRGAPDILVKLAKCCTPVPGDEIVGFVTRGQGVSVHRSDCVNVKTLLEQPDRMIDVQWAPTSSSLFLVQIQVEALDRSGLLSDVTRVLSENHVNILSASVSTSSSRLAISRFVFEMGDTVHLERLLNAVRRIDAVYDVYRVNSG from the coding sequence ATGAGCACGGAGACGCAGAATTCCGCGTCGCGCAGAGCTCTGCTTCCGCGCCTCTTCTCACGCGCGCAGCCGACGGGTGCGGTCGACAAGCTCCTGAAGACGGTGCGTTCGCACCATCCGAAGGCCGATATCGCTCTCATCGAGCGCGCGTACACGGCTGCGGAGCGCGCGCACGACGGTCAGAAGCGTCGCAGCGGCGAGCCGTACATCACCCATCCGGTCGCTGTTGCGCAGATCCTCGCGGAACTCGGGATCGGTCCGAAGACGGTCGCTGCCGCTCTGCTGCACGACACCGTCGAGGACACCGACTACACGCTCGACCTGCTGCGCGCTGATTTCGGCGACGAGATCGCGATGCTCGTCGACGGCGTCACCAAGCTCGACAAGGTGAAGTACGGTGACTCGGCCCAGGCCGAGACCGTGCGCAAGATGATCGTCGCGATGTCGAAGGACATCCGCGTTCTTGTGATCAAGCTCGCCGACCGCCTGCACAATGCCCGCACCTGGGGCTTCGTTCCGGCGGAATCCGCCAAGCGCAAGGCGCAGGAGACGCTCGAGATCTACACCCCGCTCGCGCACCGTCTGGGAATCCAGACGATCAAGTGGGAGCTCGAGGACCTCTCGTTCGCCGTGCTCTACCCGAAGCTCTACGTCGAGATCGAGAGCCTCGTGCGCGACCGCACGCCGCAGCGCGAGGAGTTCGTGCAGCAGGTGATCGACGCGGTAGGCGACGATCTCCGCGCCGCCCGCATCAAGGGGCAGGTCGTGGGGCGCCCCAAGCAGTACTACTCGATCTACCAGAAGATGGTGCTTCGGGGGCGGGAGTTCGACGAGATCTACGACCTCGTCGGCATCCGTGTGCTCGTCAACTCGATCCGCGACTGCTATGCAGTGCTCGGCTCGATCCACGCGCGGTGGACGCCTATCCCTGGTCGCTTCAAGGACTACATCGCGACCCCCAAGTTCAACCTGTACCAGTCGCTGCACACGACCGTGATCGGCCCGAAGGGGCGCGCAGTCGAGATCCAGATCCGCACGCATGAGATGCACCAGCGGGCCGAGTTCGGTGTCGCGGCGCACTGGAAGTACAAGGAGCGGATGGCGAGCGGCCGCACCGAGGACACCTCCTCGGCGGGCACCGAGATGGCGTGGCTCGCCCACATCTCGGACTGGCAGGCCGAGACGTCCGACCCGGGGGAGTTCCTCGACAACCTCCGCTTCGAGATCGGTGCCAAGGAGGTCTACGTCTTCACGCCGCAGGGCAAGGTCATCGGCCTGCCCGCGGGTGCGACGCCGGTCGACTTCGCGTACGCGGTGCACACCGAGATCGGCCACCGCACGATGGGTGCGAAGGTCAACGGCCGCCTCGTGCCGCTGGAGAGCGTCGTCAACTCGGGCGATGTCATCGAGATCTTCACGTCGAAGAACCCGGACGCGGGCCCCAGCCAGGACTGGCTGAACTTCGTGAAGTCGGCGCGCGCCCGCAACAAGATCCGCGGCTGGTTCACCAAGGAGCGCCGCGAAGAGGCGATCGAGCAGGGCAAGGATTCGATCGCTCGCGCCATGCGCAAGCAGAACCTGCCGCTCCAGAAGCTCATGAGCCAGGACGTCGTCACGGCTGTCGCCTCGCAGATGCGCTACGACGGCGTCGATGCGCTCTACGCGGCGGTCGGCGAGGGGCACATCTCGACCCAGTCGGTCATCGAGAAGGTCGTCGCCTCGGTGCAGACCGAGACCGAGGTCGAAGAGGAGACGTTCACCTTCACGCCGAAGTCGCGGGGACGCTCGCTGCGTCCGTCGGATTCGGGTGTGCTGGTGCGTGGAGCGCCGGACATCCTCGTGAAGCTCGCGAAGTGCTGCACCCCGGTTCCGGGTGATGAGATCGTCGGCTTCGTGACGCGCGGCCAGGGTGTCTCCGTGCACCGCTCGGACTGCGTCAATGTGAAGACGCTCCTCGAGCAGCCTGATCGGATGATCGACGTGCAGTGGGCTCCCACCTCGTCGAGTCTCTTCCTCGTGCAGATCCAGGTGGAGGCGCTCGACCGCTCCGGGCTCCTGTCGGATGTCACGCGCGTGCTCTCGGAGAACCACGTGAACATCCTCTCGGCGTCGGTCTCGACCTCGAGCTCGCGCCTCGCGATCAGCCGTTTCGTGTTCGAGATGGGCGACACCGTGCACCTCGAGCGTCTGCTCAACGCCGTTCGACGCATCGACGCCGTCTACGACGTGTACCGCGTCAACTCGGGCTGA
- the secF gene encoding protein translocase subunit SecF — protein MAAGPFQRLGNDLYTGARSVDFVGHRRFWLGLATVFMVLSVLVPFVRGGGDFVAGFNFGIEFRGGSQFIVAGAEKVDGAVPTDLAEESVHEVVPSAVVRVSTIGEDGVRVQTDQLDEVQTSEISANLREAYDTDSVSSSFIGATWGQDITGSAVRALIVFIVFATIFMAFYFRTWKMSIAAIVKLLHDLVLTVGIYAATGWEITPAAVIGFLTILGYSLYDTVVVFDKVRENTAELGDESTRTFGEAVNLAVNQTLIRSINTGVVAALPVAAILFIGAFALGADTLRDISLALLVGTIAGTYSTPAFAAPLYVLFRQKEPEIQRRDERVLAQREKVAA, from the coding sequence ATGGCTGCCGGACCGTTCCAGCGCCTCGGTAACGACCTCTACACGGGGGCGCGCAGCGTCGACTTCGTCGGGCATCGTCGCTTCTGGCTGGGCCTCGCCACCGTGTTCATGGTGCTCTCGGTGCTCGTGCCCTTCGTGCGCGGCGGCGGAGACTTCGTGGCCGGGTTCAACTTCGGCATCGAGTTCCGCGGCGGCTCGCAGTTCATCGTCGCCGGCGCGGAGAAGGTCGACGGTGCGGTCCCGACGGATCTCGCCGAGGAGTCCGTCCACGAGGTCGTCCCGAGCGCCGTCGTGCGCGTCAGCACGATCGGCGAGGATGGCGTCCGCGTGCAGACCGACCAGCTCGACGAAGTGCAGACGAGCGAGATCTCGGCGAACCTGCGCGAGGCCTACGACACGGACTCGGTCTCGTCGTCGTTCATCGGCGCGACGTGGGGGCAGGACATCACGGGCAGCGCTGTGCGCGCGCTCATCGTGTTCATCGTGTTCGCCACGATCTTCATGGCGTTCTACTTCCGAACCTGGAAGATGTCGATCGCCGCGATCGTGAAGCTCCTGCACGACCTCGTGCTGACCGTCGGCATCTACGCCGCGACGGGCTGGGAGATCACGCCCGCGGCCGTCATCGGCTTCCTCACGATCCTCGGCTACTCGCTCTACGACACCGTCGTCGTCTTCGACAAGGTGCGCGAGAACACGGCTGAGCTCGGCGACGAGTCGACGCGAACGTTCGGCGAAGCCGTCAACCTCGCGGTCAACCAGACCCTCATCCGCTCGATCAACACCGGTGTCGTGGCTGCGCTTCCTGTCGCCGCGATCCTCTTCATCGGAGCGTTCGCGCTCGGTGCCGACACGCTGCGCGACATCTCGCTCGCGCTGCTGGTCGGAACCATCGCGGGCACCTACTCGACGCCCGCCTTCGCGGCGCCGCTGTATGTGCTGTTCCGTCAGAAGGAGCCGGAGATCCAGCGCCGTGACGAGCGTGTGCTCGCCCAGCGCGAGAAGGTCGCGGCCTAG
- the secD gene encoding protein translocase subunit SecD — protein sequence MAARNTPTAKAWRSLGWLGAIIAGLLLLQTAGALFWGWGWTPKLALDLEGGTQVILTATLEDGQEITQEQLDQSVSIIRSRIDAAGVAESEITTQGGDKIVVSIPGEADQATLDRIKQSAKLEFRAVLAIAGPDVVPPAEGAEALEDTPATTPENASDLAWITPALESEFLAFDCSTIDDSGANVAPADKPLITCADDGTAKYLLGPAEVQGATIEDALAQVQTTSTGVSRGSWAVVIDFNDEGTKQFADVTTRLFGLTGVQNQFAIVLDGKVISAPTTNAVISDGRPEISGSFTQDGAKALADQLKFGALPVGFAVESQEQISATLGSSQLTSGLVAGLIGLLLVFLYSLFQYRLLGTVTIMSLLVAGIITYLVVNIMSFHYGYRLSLAGVAGLIVAIGFTADSFIVYFERIRDELRDGRSLTGAVEAGWKRALRTVLAAKSVNLLSAIILFIMAVGSVRGFALTLGVTTIIDVLIVILFTHPVMQLLATTRFFASGHPLSGLDPNALGAVYRGRAEFRLSTEARRAGASREAQRRQTIAERKAAELAAASSSTTTSTSDKKKGGR from the coding sequence GTGGCCGCTCGCAACACGCCGACCGCGAAGGCCTGGCGCTCACTCGGCTGGCTCGGCGCGATCATCGCGGGCCTGCTGCTCCTGCAGACTGCGGGAGCCCTCTTCTGGGGCTGGGGCTGGACCCCGAAGCTCGCCCTCGACCTCGAAGGCGGCACCCAGGTCATCCTGACCGCGACCCTCGAGGACGGCCAGGAGATCACCCAGGAGCAGCTCGATCAGTCCGTCTCGATCATCCGCAGCCGCATCGACGCGGCCGGCGTGGCCGAGTCGGAGATCACCACGCAGGGCGGCGACAAGATCGTCGTCTCGATCCCGGGTGAAGCAGATCAGGCGACTCTGGACCGCATCAAGCAGTCCGCGAAGCTCGAGTTCCGCGCCGTGCTCGCGATCGCAGGCCCGGACGTGGTCCCCCCCGCGGAGGGTGCTGAGGCTCTCGAGGACACCCCGGCGACGACGCCCGAGAACGCCTCCGACCTCGCGTGGATCACTCCTGCTCTCGAATCCGAGTTCCTGGCGTTCGACTGCTCGACGATCGACGACTCCGGCGCGAACGTCGCCCCCGCCGACAAGCCGCTCATCACGTGCGCGGACGACGGCACCGCCAAGTACCTCCTCGGCCCGGCCGAGGTGCAGGGCGCGACGATCGAGGACGCCCTCGCGCAGGTGCAGACCACCTCGACGGGTGTGTCGCGCGGCAGCTGGGCCGTCGTCATCGACTTCAACGACGAGGGAACCAAGCAGTTCGCCGACGTCACCACGCGTCTGTTCGGCCTCACCGGCGTGCAGAACCAGTTCGCGATCGTGCTCGATGGCAAGGTCATCTCCGCTCCTACGACCAACGCCGTCATCTCGGACGGACGACCGGAGATCTCCGGATCGTTCACACAGGACGGCGCGAAGGCTCTCGCCGACCAGCTGAAGTTCGGTGCGCTCCCCGTCGGATTCGCGGTCGAGAGCCAGGAGCAGATCTCGGCGACCCTCGGATCCAGTCAGCTCACCAGCGGACTCGTCGCGGGCCTCATCGGCCTTCTGCTCGTGTTCCTGTACTCGCTGTTCCAGTACCGACTGCTCGGCACAGTGACGATCATGTCGCTCCTCGTGGCCGGCATCATCACGTACCTCGTCGTGAACATCATGTCGTTCCACTACGGCTACCGACTGTCGCTCGCCGGCGTCGCAGGTCTGATCGTGGCGATCGGCTTCACCGCGGACTCGTTCATCGTCTACTTCGAGCGCATCCGAGACGAACTCCGTGACGGCCGCAGCCTCACGGGCGCCGTCGAGGCCGGATGGAAGCGCGCGCTCCGCACGGTCCTCGCGGCGAAGAGCGTCAACCTGCTCTCCGCGATCATCCTGTTCATCATGGCCGTCGGATCCGTTCGCGGCTTCGCGCTCACCCTCGGCGTCACGACGATCATCGACGTGCTCATCGTGATCCTGTTCACGCACCCGGTGATGCAGCTGCTCGCGACGACCCGCTTCTTCGCGAGCGGTCACCCGCTGAGCGGTCTCGACCCGAACGCACTCGGAGCGGTCTACCGCGGTCGCGCCGAGTTCCGCCTCTCGACTGAGGCCCGCCGCGCGGGCGCCAGCCGTGAGGCGCAGCGTCGCCAGACGATCGCCGAGCGCAAGGCCGCGGAGCTCGCGGCGGCGTCGAGCTCGACGACAACCTCCACCTCCGACAAGAAGAAGGGCGGTCGCTGA
- the yajC gene encoding preprotein translocase subunit YajC: MVGLLAVMIFFTWRNGKKRKAEAEQMQSKLQPGVEVMTQHGIFGTLLTIDEEANFALIESTPGTVLRVHRQTIARVVEDETPADEAAEVDEAAENEIGERTDDTDTPGDKRSGD, translated from the coding sequence ATGGTCGGCCTGTTGGCCGTGATGATCTTCTTCACCTGGCGCAATGGCAAGAAGCGCAAGGCTGAAGCCGAGCAGATGCAGAGCAAGCTGCAGCCCGGTGTCGAGGTCATGACCCAGCACGGCATCTTCGGCACGCTTCTCACGATCGACGAGGAGGCGAACTTCGCCCTCATCGAGAGCACCCCCGGAACGGTGCTGCGCGTGCACCGTCAGACGATCGCGCGCGTCGTCGAGGACGAGACTCCCGCCGACGAGGCCGCTGAGGTCGACGAGGCCGCCGAGAACGAGATCGGCGAGCGCACCGACGACACCGACACCCCCGGCGACAAGCGCTCCGGAGACTAG
- the ruvB gene encoding Holliday junction branch migration DNA helicase RuvB, translating to MSEITGAAPESEAELAFEGALRPKSLGEFVGQTKARGQLELLLRAAEMQSRTPDHILLAGPPGLGKTTLAMIVAYESARPLRMSSGPAIQHAGDLAALLSSLTPGEVLFIDEIHRMARSAEEMLYLAMEDFRIDIMVGKGAGATSIPLDLAPFTLVGATTRSGLLPNPLRDRFGFTAHLEFYADDELDQVLARAARLLGLDLASDARAEIAMRSRGTPRIANRLLRRVRDYALVHERPADLESVTAALELYDVDPIGLDRLDRAVLDAILTRFGGGPVGLSTLAVSVGEEPETIESVVEPFLVRIGMISRTPRGRVATAQAWSHFRIQPPANAPAIAGTLFDDVV from the coding sequence ATGAGCGAGATCACGGGTGCCGCACCCGAATCCGAGGCCGAGCTCGCCTTCGAAGGCGCCCTGCGCCCGAAGTCGCTCGGCGAGTTCGTCGGCCAGACGAAGGCACGCGGCCAGCTCGAGCTCCTGCTGCGCGCAGCCGAGATGCAGTCGCGCACCCCCGACCACATCCTGCTCGCGGGCCCTCCCGGGCTCGGCAAGACGACCCTCGCGATGATCGTCGCGTATGAGAGCGCGCGCCCCCTGCGCATGTCGAGCGGTCCTGCGATCCAGCACGCGGGCGACCTCGCCGCGCTGCTGTCGAGCCTCACGCCGGGGGAGGTGCTCTTCATCGATGAGATCCACCGGATGGCCCGATCCGCCGAGGAGATGCTCTACCTCGCGATGGAGGACTTCCGCATCGACATCATGGTCGGCAAGGGCGCGGGCGCCACGAGCATCCCGCTCGACCTCGCGCCGTTCACGCTCGTGGGTGCGACGACTCGCTCCGGGCTGCTTCCCAACCCGCTGCGCGATCGCTTCGGCTTCACGGCGCACCTCGAGTTCTACGCCGACGACGAGCTCGACCAGGTGCTCGCGCGCGCCGCGCGTCTGCTCGGACTCGATCTCGCCTCCGACGCGCGAGCGGAGATCGCGATGCGCAGCCGAGGCACGCCCCGTATCGCCAACCGTCTGCTGCGACGCGTGCGCGACTACGCGCTCGTGCACGAGCGTCCTGCCGACCTCGAATCGGTCACCGCTGCCCTCGAGCTCTACGACGTCGACCCGATCGGCCTCGACCGCCTCGACCGCGCCGTTCTCGACGCGATCCTCACCCGCTTCGGCGGGGGGCCCGTGGGTCTGTCGACCCTCGCCGTGTCGGTCGGCGAGGAGCCCGAGACGATCGAATCCGTCGTCGAGCCGTTCCTCGTGCGCATCGGCATGATCAGCCGGACACCCCGTGGGCGGGTCGCCACCGCGCAGGCGTGGTCGCACTTCAGAATTCAGCCTCCTGCGAACGCCCCTGCGATCGCCGGGACACTGTTCGACGATGTCGTATAG
- the ruvA gene encoding Holliday junction branch migration protein RuvA, with product MISSVRGIVLHAGVGHVVVEVGGIGLRIAVTPALALSMRTGSEAALHTALIVREDDMSLFGFASRDELEIFDILRGVSGVGPKSALGVLAQLSPDEIARAVTAEDDAPFRKVSGIGPKTAKLLVVSLAGKIVAPAATASAPVVSSADADVVAALVGLGWPERTATTTLDDIRAGAGGGDLDAQALLRLALARLGPGGRR from the coding sequence ATGATTTCGAGTGTTCGCGGCATCGTGCTGCACGCCGGTGTCGGACACGTCGTGGTCGAGGTGGGCGGCATCGGTCTGCGGATCGCCGTCACACCGGCTCTCGCGCTCTCGATGCGGACAGGCTCCGAGGCCGCACTGCACACCGCGCTCATCGTCCGGGAAGACGACATGAGCCTCTTCGGATTCGCGAGTCGCGACGAGCTCGAGATCTTCGACATCCTGCGTGGTGTCTCCGGTGTCGGCCCGAAATCGGCTCTCGGGGTGCTCGCACAGCTCTCACCCGACGAGATCGCACGGGCCGTCACCGCGGAGGACGACGCGCCCTTCCGCAAGGTCTCCGGCATCGGGCCGAAGACGGCGAAGCTGCTCGTGGTGTCGCTCGCCGGCAAGATCGTGGCGCCCGCGGCGACCGCATCCGCTCCCGTCGTCAGCTCCGCTGACGCCGACGTCGTGGCCGCGCTCGTGGGCCTCGGCTGGCCCGAGCGCACGGCCACCACGACGCTCGACGACATCCGCGCGGGCGCAGGCGGCGGCGACCTCGACGCGCAGGCTCTGCTGCGTCTCGCGCTCGCCCGCCTCGGACCGGGAGGACGCCGATGA
- the ruvC gene encoding crossover junction endodeoxyribonuclease RuvC — protein MAGALRVLGVDPGLTRCGVGVVDVLPDRRVSLVHVGVIRTPADADPAARLLGIAEGIAAVIAEFAPQAVAVERVFAQHNLRTVMGTAQASGIALLKAAEAGLPVALHTPSEVKAAITGYGAADKAQVGAMVARVLGLSEVPKPADAADALALAICHGWRGGATAPDAGAAGGLTPAQRAWRAAEKSAATRRL, from the coding sequence ATCGCCGGCGCGCTGCGGGTTCTCGGGGTCGACCCGGGCCTCACGCGGTGCGGTGTGGGCGTCGTCGACGTTCTGCCCGACCGTCGCGTGTCGCTCGTGCACGTGGGTGTGATCCGCACTCCCGCGGATGCCGACCCCGCCGCGCGACTGCTCGGGATCGCGGAGGGGATCGCGGCGGTGATCGCCGAGTTCGCCCCTCAGGCGGTCGCGGTGGAACGAGTGTTCGCGCAGCACAACCTGCGCACCGTGATGGGGACTGCGCAGGCGAGCGGCATCGCCCTGCTCAAGGCCGCGGAGGCGGGGTTGCCGGTCGCACTGCATACGCCGAGCGAGGTGAAGGCCGCGATCACGGGCTACGGCGCGGCCGACAAGGCTCAGGTGGGCGCGATGGTCGCACGTGTGCTGGGGCTCTCCGAGGTGCCGAAGCCCGCGGATGCGGCGGATGCTCTCGCTCTCGCGATCTGCCACGGCTGGCGTGGGGGAGCGACGGCACCCGACGCGGGCGCTGCCGGAGGGCTGACACCTGCTCAGCGGGCGTGGCGTGCCGCCGAGAAGTCGGCGGCGACCCGTAGACTTTAG
- a CDS encoding YebC/PmpR family DNA-binding transcriptional regulator, protein MSGHSKWATTKHKKAVIDARRAKSFAKLIKNIEVAAKIGGADMAGNPTLFDAVQKAKKTSVPNDNIDRAIKRGAGVSGESIDYTNIMYEAYGPNGVAFMVECLTDNKNRAAAEVRTALNRNGGTLADPGSVAYNFSRKGVISITKIDGVTEDGILEAVMEAGVEDVIDQGGGFEVITEPSDLVAARTALQDAGIDYDSAEAEFVPNLRVEVDIDGARKVMKLIDALEDSDDVQNVFANFEIPADVQAELDAED, encoded by the coding sequence GTGAGCGGGCATTCCAAGTGGGCCACGACCAAGCACAAGAAGGCCGTCATCGACGCGCGTCGTGCGAAGTCCTTCGCGAAGCTCATCAAGAACATCGAGGTTGCGGCGAAGATCGGCGGCGCCGACATGGCCGGCAACCCGACCCTCTTCGATGCCGTGCAGAAGGCGAAGAAGACCTCCGTCCCCAACGACAACATCGACCGCGCGATCAAGCGCGGCGCGGGCGTCTCGGGTGAGTCCATCGATTACACCAACATCATGTATGAGGCGTACGGCCCGAACGGCGTCGCCTTCATGGTCGAGTGTCTGACCGACAACAAGAACCGTGCCGCTGCCGAGGTGCGCACGGCCCTCAACCGCAACGGCGGCACCCTCGCCGACCCGGGTTCGGTCGCCTACAACTTCAGCCGCAAGGGCGTCATCTCGATCACGAAGATCGACGGGGTCACCGAGGACGGGATCCTCGAGGCGGTCATGGAGGCCGGCGTCGAGGACGTCATCGACCAGGGCGGCGGCTTCGAGGTCATCACCGAGCCGAGCGACCTCGTCGCGGCGCGCACGGCACTCCAGGATGCGGGCATCGACTACGACTCGGCTGAGGCCGAGTTCGTGCCGAACCTGCGCGTCGAGGTCGACATCGATGGCGCGCGCAAGGTCATGAAGCTCATCGACGCGCTTGAAGACAGCGACGACGTGCAGAACGTCTTCGCCAACTTCGAGATCCCGGCCGACGTGCAGGCCGAGCTCGACGCCGAGGACTGA